In Haloplanus rubicundus, one DNA window encodes the following:
- a CDS encoding DHH family phosphoesterase — protein MSNAATVSTMSSYAILGCGSVGHAVAEDLADEGKNVLILDRDESRVEALRDQDLDARQTDIRDDEVADLVAGRDVLLILASDVEANKAAVSTIRERGGDQFIIVRASDPVSEDELTEAGADVVITPSQVIAESALRALETGELEYKAQQLADILRSGGGRLAILTHDNPDPDSIASAVALQAIAEAHDVEADILYHGDIGHQENRAFVNLLGIELLPLSEADALDDYALVALVDHMKSGDVGLDTGVDIFIDHYEPETDYDAEFMDVRPNVSSTSTILTKYIQEFDLSPEEAVATALLYGIRAETLDFKRDTTPADLTAAAYLYPFANHDTLEQVESPSMSPETLDVLAEAIQNRQVQGSHLVSNAGFIRDRDALAQAAQHLLNLEGITTTAVFGIADDTIYLAARSKDIRINIGNILDDAYGAIGETGGHSTQGSVEIPLGLFTGIEASEDNRDTLLSLAEEAVRKKLFDAMGVESSASEAGNGS, from the coding sequence ATGAGCAACGCGGCTACGGTCTCGACGATGTCGTCGTACGCGATCCTCGGCTGTGGGAGCGTCGGTCACGCGGTCGCCGAGGACCTGGCGGACGAGGGCAAGAACGTGCTGATCCTCGACCGGGACGAGAGCCGCGTCGAAGCGCTCCGCGATCAGGATCTCGACGCCCGCCAGACCGATATCCGCGACGACGAGGTGGCGGACCTCGTCGCCGGACGGGACGTACTCCTCATCCTCGCCTCCGACGTGGAGGCGAACAAGGCGGCCGTCTCGACGATCCGCGAACGCGGCGGCGATCAGTTCATCATCGTCCGCGCATCCGACCCCGTCTCGGAGGACGAACTCACCGAGGCGGGCGCGGACGTGGTGATCACCCCCTCGCAGGTGATCGCGGAGTCCGCCCTCCGGGCGCTGGAGACGGGCGAGCTGGAGTACAAGGCCCAGCAACTCGCCGACATCCTCCGTTCGGGCGGCGGGCGCCTCGCGATCCTCACCCACGACAACCCCGACCCCGACTCCATCGCCAGCGCGGTGGCGCTACAGGCCATCGCCGAGGCCCACGACGTCGAGGCGGACATCCTCTATCACGGCGACATCGGCCATCAGGAGAACCGGGCGTTCGTCAACCTCCTCGGCATCGAACTTCTACCGCTCTCGGAGGCGGACGCGCTCGACGACTACGCGCTGGTCGCGCTGGTCGATCACATGAAGTCGGGCGACGTGGGTCTCGACACCGGCGTCGACATCTTCATCGACCACTACGAACCCGAGACGGACTACGACGCCGAGTTCATGGACGTGCGGCCGAACGTCTCCTCCACCTCCACCATCCTCACCAAGTACATTCAGGAGTTCGACCTCTCGCCGGAGGAGGCGGTGGCGACGGCGCTCCTGTACGGCATTCGCGCCGAGACGCTGGATTTCAAGCGCGACACGACGCCCGCAGACCTGACCGCGGCGGCGTATCTCTACCCCTTCGCCAACCACGACACGCTCGAACAGGTGGAGTCGCCGTCGATGTCGCCCGAGACGCTCGACGTCCTCGCGGAGGCCATCCAGAACCGACAGGTGCAGGGGAGCCACCTCGTCTCGAACGCGGGGTTCATCCGCGACCGGGACGCGCTGGCACAGGCCGCCCAACACCTCCTGAATCTGGAGGGGATCACCACCACCGCCGTCTTCGGCATCGCCGACGACACCATCTACCTCGCCGCGCGCTCGAAGGACATCCGGATCAACATCGGGAACATCTTGGACGACGCCTACGGCGCCATCGGCGAGACGGGCGGGCACTCGACGCAGGGGAGCGTCGAGATTCCGCTCGGACTCTTCACCGGCATCGAGGCCAGCGAGGACAACCGCGATACGCTCCTGTCGCTGGCCGAGGAGGCGGTCCGCAAGAAGCTGTTCGACGCGATGGGCGTCGAGAGTAGCGCGAGCGAGGCAGGAAACGGGAGCTAG
- a CDS encoding PRC-barrel domain-containing protein has product MDGTPQEITTLVGREVYSNNGVFVGEVEDVRLDLSQQAVTGLALGELSQELFAGRIEAGKGVMIPYRWVRAVGDVILINDVVERLEDEDEDEEVVA; this is encoded by the coding sequence ATGGACGGCACGCCACAGGAGATAACGACGCTCGTCGGGCGCGAGGTGTACTCGAACAACGGGGTCTTCGTCGGTGAAGTCGAGGACGTACGGCTGGATCTGAGCCAGCAGGCCGTCACCGGACTCGCGCTCGGCGAACTGAGTCAGGAACTGTTCGCCGGCCGCATCGAGGCCGGGAAGGGCGTGATGATCCCCTATCGCTGGGTCCGTGCCGTCGGCGACGTCATCCTGATCAACGACGTGGTCGAACGGCTGGAAGACGAGGACGAAGACGAGGAAGTCGTCGCCTAG
- a CDS encoding LUD domain-containing protein: MSKGRGDKAAEIRRLMATEGPAIEENTKGFNRKRREAIEGLENYEELRDRAREIKEDAIDRLPELLDELRTAVEDNGGQMYIADDAADANRYIRDVAAEKEAERVVKSKSMTTEELEVNDALAEDGVDVVETDLGEWVVQLADETPSHLIAPAIHRSQESIAELFKEVFDPADPPETASELTSFAREKLGERIRDADVGMTGANFVTADSGTMAIVTSEGNARKCAVTPDTHVAVTGVEKVIPSTDELSPFLELLARSGTGQDLTAYVSLLTPPVDTPTVDFDDDETPLSERDSDREFHLVLIDNGRMAMREDDQLRETLYCIRCGQCSNSCANFQHVGGHAFGGETYSGGIGTGWEAGIEGLDTAAEFNDFCTGCSRCVNGCPTKIDIPWINTVVRDRVNRGKEPDGYDFLVEGLTPDEEPGGLDLDKRLFGNFETLAKLGSATAPVSNWVAKTGPARWALERVAGVDARRDLPEFQRETLVDWFENRVTAVSDPTREVVLYPDVYTNHVQVERGKAAVRTLEALGVSVRVPDVRSSGRAPLSQGMIATAEEHAHDVYGRLAEHLDAGRDVVVIEPSDLAMFDREYEKFLPEASVERLQEHSYEIMEYVYGLLENGADADTLRGGDGDGVAYHAHCQQRTLGLEAHTVAVLEDLGYDVLTSDVECCGMAGSFGYKDTYYELSMDVGDDLAEQFSTTEARDRTVVASGTSCLEQLDALLSRPSTHPVELIAP, encoded by the coding sequence ATGAGTAAGGGTCGAGGCGACAAGGCGGCCGAAATTCGCCGGCTGATGGCGACCGAAGGCCCCGCCATCGAGGAGAACACCAAGGGCTTCAACCGGAAGCGTCGGGAAGCCATCGAGGGCCTGGAGAACTACGAGGAACTCCGGGACCGCGCCCGCGAGATCAAGGAGGACGCCATCGACCGCCTGCCCGAACTCCTCGATGAGTTGCGGACGGCGGTGGAGGACAACGGCGGCCAGATGTACATCGCGGACGACGCCGCCGACGCCAACCGCTACATCCGCGACGTGGCGGCGGAGAAGGAGGCCGAGCGCGTCGTCAAGAGCAAGTCGATGACCACCGAGGAACTGGAGGTCAACGACGCCCTCGCCGAGGACGGCGTCGACGTGGTCGAGACGGACCTCGGCGAGTGGGTCGTCCAACTCGCCGACGAGACGCCCTCGCATCTCATCGCGCCCGCCATCCACCGCTCTCAGGAGAGCATCGCGGAACTGTTCAAGGAGGTGTTCGACCCCGCGGACCCGCCGGAGACGGCGAGCGAGCTGACCAGCTTCGCGCGCGAGAAACTGGGCGAACGCATCCGCGACGCCGACGTCGGCATGACCGGCGCCAACTTCGTCACCGCCGACAGCGGGACGATGGCCATCGTCACCAGCGAGGGCAACGCCCGAAAATGTGCCGTCACGCCCGACACCCACGTCGCCGTCACGGGCGTCGAGAAGGTGATTCCCTCCACCGACGAGCTCTCTCCCTTCCTCGAACTCCTCGCGCGTTCGGGCACGGGACAGGACCTGACGGCGTACGTCTCCCTGCTCACGCCGCCCGTCGACACTCCGACCGTCGACTTCGACGACGACGAGACGCCGCTCTCCGAGCGCGACTCGGACCGCGAGTTCCACCTCGTCCTCATCGACAACGGACGGATGGCGATGCGCGAGGACGACCAGCTCCGCGAGACGCTCTACTGCATCCGGTGTGGTCAGTGTTCGAACTCCTGTGCCAACTTCCAGCACGTCGGCGGCCACGCCTTCGGCGGCGAGACGTACTCCGGTGGCATCGGCACCGGCTGGGAGGCGGGCATCGAGGGGCTGGACACCGCCGCCGAGTTCAACGACTTCTGTACCGGTTGTTCCCGGTGTGTCAACGGCTGTCCCACCAAGATCGACATCCCGTGGATCAACACCGTCGTCCGCGACCGGGTGAACCGCGGCAAGGAGCCGGACGGCTACGACTTCCTCGTCGAGGGCCTGACGCCGGACGAGGAGCCCGGTGGCCTCGACCTGGACAAACGCCTGTTCGGCAACTTCGAGACGCTGGCGAAACTCGGGAGCGCGACGGCGCCCGTCTCGAACTGGGTCGCAAAGACCGGCCCGGCCCGCTGGGCGCTCGAACGCGTCGCCGGCGTCGACGCCCGCCGTGACCTGCCCGAGTTCCAGCGCGAGACGCTCGTCGACTGGTTCGAGAACCGCGTCACGGCGGTGTCCGACCCCACGCGCGAAGTCGTCCTCTACCCCGACGTCTACACCAACCACGTCCAGGTCGAACGCGGGAAGGCCGCGGTCCGGACCCTGGAGGCGCTCGGCGTCTCGGTCCGCGTCCCCGACGTGCGCTCCAGCGGGCGCGCGCCCCTCTCGCAGGGTATGATCGCCACCGCGGAGGAGCACGCTCACGACGTGTACGGGAGGCTCGCGGAACACCTCGATGCCGGCCGCGACGTGGTCGTCATCGAACCCTCCGACCTCGCGATGTTCGACCGCGAGTACGAGAAGTTCCTCCCCGAGGCGTCCGTCGAGCGCCTGCAGGAGCACAGCTACGAGATCATGGAGTACGTCTACGGCCTGCTGGAGAACGGCGCGGACGCCGATACGCTCCGCGGCGGCGACGGGGACGGCGTCGCCTACCACGCCCACTGCCAGCAGCGGACGCTCGGGCTGGAGGCCCACACCGTCGCGGTGTTGGAGGACCTCGGCTACGACGTGCTCACCTCCGACGTGGAGTGTTGCGGCATGGCCGGCTCCTTCGGCTACAAGGACACGTACTACGAACTGAGCATGGACGTGGGCGACGACCTGGCCGAACAGTTCTCGACGACGGAGGCGCGGGACCGTACGGTGGTGGCGAGCGGGACCTCCTGTCTCGAACAGCTCGACGCCCTCCTCTCGCGGCCCTCGACGCACCCGGTCGAGTTGATCGCGCCGTAG
- a CDS encoding LUD domain-containing protein has product MATTTTNPTLSTFEESLADLGVDCTRTTAADFATTLADIVRDPAVGVPLPFDVEYPDSVTVDPTPAELERAETGITPASYGVANYGSVFLPATDDGAELVSLYPKLHVPVVRADDVLPALPEALDRFGDAAREEDLSAIVATGPSATADMGKLVLGAHGPEAVHVVMLDE; this is encoded by the coding sequence ATGGCAACGACGACCACGAATCCGACGCTCTCGACGTTCGAGGAGTCCCTCGCCGACCTCGGCGTCGACTGCACCCGGACGACGGCCGCGGACTTCGCGACGACGCTCGCGGACATCGTCCGCGACCCGGCCGTCGGCGTCCCTCTCCCCTTCGACGTCGAGTACCCCGACAGCGTGACCGTCGACCCCACGCCCGCCGAACTGGAACGGGCCGAGACGGGGATCACGCCCGCCTCCTACGGCGTCGCCAACTACGGCAGCGTCTTCCTCCCCGCCACCGACGACGGCGCCGAACTCGTCTCCCTCTACCCCAAGCTCCACGTCCCCGTCGTTCGCGCGGACGACGTGCTTCCGGCCCTGCCCGAGGCACTCGATCGCTTCGGCGACGCCGCCCGCGAGGAGGACCTGAGCGCCATCGTCGCCACCGGTCCCAGCGCCACCGCCGACATGGGGAAACTCGTCCTCGGCGCCCACGGTCCCGAGGCCGTCCACGTGGTGATGCTCGATGAGTAA
- a CDS encoding Nramp family divalent metal transporter — MADGGSRSEADADAPDADDGPVYASAIEGRQYRGTWYCPLPYEDLERAPETDDYPARGTGGAFRLAELPRVPRVRHVVGPSAIMLGASLGSGETLFWPGLIARHGWAIYWAFVVGVLTQFVVNTELQRWTLATGESVFRSYVRVTPAWPWVFLLAGLLSLGWPGWAAGAAQVAATATGLAGTTLFGFPAWKPLAVGLLLVVWLSYQVSSVAYNAVEAFQIGLLFVAIAAALALAVVSGAVADVGSLSTAVTGVGTLPPEMDVAVFLGGLAFAGAGGYLNLSQSLWAREKGYGMGNYQGRVRNPLTGDDPEPIRRDGFTFRPTPLHLQRWRGWWRVIQAEHLLTFVVGLLLVATVLMAVARRHAPGADANALDMWLGAIAPALGGLGALLVFLLLFVALFTTEYAIVESFVRNSADAVYEAFARDAGWDLSRLFWWLLTAFTVWGIVVILLFSAPLGTRGPFFLLVVGAALSGVMMWPYTVLTLLVNTRRLPEHLQPSWGRVVAMWWASGFYGYFSVLLIGQTATTAGVDALGTTVGVVGSAPGGYALWVGYALVQGYAVARSVGAKRAAAGTVVAER; from the coding sequence GTGGCTGACGGCGGTTCGCGCTCCGAGGCCGACGCCGACGCGCCCGACGCCGACGACGGCCCCGTCTACGCGTCCGCCATCGAGGGGCGTCAGTACCGGGGCACGTGGTACTGTCCGCTGCCCTACGAGGACCTGGAGCGTGCCCCGGAGACCGACGACTACCCCGCCCGCGGCACCGGCGGCGCCTTCCGCCTCGCCGAACTCCCGCGGGTGCCGCGGGTCCGCCACGTCGTCGGGCCGAGCGCCATCATGCTCGGTGCCTCCCTCGGGAGCGGCGAGACGCTGTTCTGGCCCGGCCTCATCGCCCGCCACGGCTGGGCCATCTACTGGGCCTTCGTCGTCGGCGTCCTCACCCAGTTCGTCGTCAACACCGAACTCCAGCGGTGGACGCTCGCCACCGGCGAGAGCGTCTTCCGCTCCTACGTCCGGGTCACCCCCGCGTGGCCGTGGGTGTTCCTCCTCGCCGGCCTCCTCAGCCTCGGATGGCCGGGGTGGGCCGCCGGCGCCGCACAGGTCGCCGCCACCGCCACCGGTCTCGCCGGGACGACGCTGTTCGGCTTCCCCGCGTGGAAACCACTCGCGGTCGGTCTCCTGCTCGTCGTCTGGCTCTCCTATCAGGTGTCGTCGGTCGCCTACAACGCCGTCGAGGCGTTTCAGATCGGCCTCCTCTTTGTCGCCATCGCGGCCGCCCTCGCCCTCGCCGTCGTCAGTGGCGCCGTCGCCGACGTCGGCTCCCTGTCGACGGCCGTGACGGGCGTCGGGACGCTCCCGCCGGAGATGGACGTGGCCGTCTTCCTCGGCGGCCTCGCCTTCGCGGGCGCGGGCGGCTACCTCAACCTCTCCCAGAGCCTCTGGGCGCGCGAGAAGGGGTACGGCATGGGCAACTACCAGGGCCGCGTCCGCAACCCCCTCACCGGCGACGACCCCGAACCGATCCGGCGCGACGGCTTCACGTTCCGTCCCACGCCCCTGCACCTGCAGCGGTGGCGTGGCTGGTGGCGGGTGATCCAGGCCGAACACCTGCTCACCTTCGTCGTCGGCCTCCTCCTCGTCGCGACGGTGTTGATGGCCGTCGCTCGCCGGCACGCGCCGGGCGCGGACGCGAACGCACTCGACATGTGGCTCGGCGCCATCGCGCCCGCCCTCGGCGGTCTCGGCGCACTGCTCGTCTTCCTTCTCCTCTTCGTCGCCCTCTTTACCACCGAGTACGCTATCGTCGAGTCGTTCGTCCGCAACTCCGCGGACGCCGTCTACGAGGCGTTCGCGCGCGACGCCGGCTGGGACCTCTCGCGGCTATTCTGGTGGCTCCTCACCGCCTTCACCGTCTGGGGGATCGTCGTCATCCTCCTCTTTTCGGCGCCGCTCGGCACGCGTGGCCCCTTCTTCCTGCTCGTCGTCGGCGCCGCCCTCTCCGGCGTGATGATGTGGCCCTACACCGTCCTCACCCTCCTCGTCAACACGCGACGCCTGCCCGAACACCTCCAGCCGAGTTGGGGTCGGGTCGTCGCCATGTGGTGGGCGTCGGGCTTCTACGGCTACTTCAGCGTCCTCCTGATCGGCCAGACGGCGACGACCGCGGGCGTCGACGCCCTCGGGACGACCGTCGGCGTCGTCGGGAGCGCCCCCGGCGGCTACGCCCTCTGGGTCGGCTACGCGCTCGTGCAGGGGTACGCAGTCGCTCGGTCCGTCGGCGCCAAACGCGCCGCGGCGGGCACCGTCGTCGCCGAGCGCTGA
- a CDS encoding helix-turn-helix transcriptional regulator has protein sequence MSDGGDRPRNDDGQYADHIPPEAALDVFDARDDLARPLTASDVMEALDCSRRTAHNKLSTLVDRGTLRTRKVGARSRVWWVPMERGPDPDDDRPLAVDNAIRDATLPGSGPTLDARREALSAAYDYLAAHPEAKKADFLRDVYHDNPAGYESAEAWWNAIQPALKDLPGVDPPAERGHLWHFLGGD, from the coding sequence ATGAGCGACGGCGGCGACCGACCCCGGAACGACGACGGCCAGTACGCCGACCACATCCCCCCGGAGGCGGCGCTGGACGTCTTCGACGCCCGGGACGATCTCGCCCGCCCCCTCACCGCGAGCGACGTGATGGAGGCGCTCGACTGCTCGCGGCGGACGGCACACAACAAACTCTCGACGCTCGTCGACCGGGGGACGCTCCGGACGCGGAAGGTCGGCGCCCGGAGTCGGGTGTGGTGGGTGCCGATGGAACGCGGTCCCGATCCGGACGACGACCGGCCGCTCGCCGTCGACAACGCCATCCGGGACGCCACCCTCCCCGGGAGCGGCCCGACGCTCGACGCCCGCCGGGAGGCGCTCTCGGCCGCCTACGACTACCTCGCGGCACATCCCGAGGCGAAGAAGGCCGACTTCCTGCGGGACGTGTACCACGACAACCCCGCGGGCTACGAGTCCGCGGAGGCGTGGTGGAACGCCATTCAGCCGGCGCTGAAGGACCTCCCGGGCGTCGATCCGCCGGCCGAGCGCGGCCACCTCTGGCACTTCCTCGGCGGCGACTGA
- a CDS encoding L-lactate permease — MAAIDVAIAVLPLAAIAYLMVGRFWPATRAMPVAWVVAIGAGYFGWNMSLRWIGAATVNGFITAASILWIVFGAILLLYTLKRTGAFDAINQGFASISDDRRVQVVLLVFLMGSFIEGAAGFGTPAAIVGPLLVGLGFPPLAAVVVALTGNLMAITFGAVGTPLIIGMIDIFGDVEVINSAVTAQGMTIEGWVAEIAVWAASFHVVVGAVLPFIGVAMMTRFFGEERSIKPALEVLPLCLFAWASFAVPYWATAYLLGPEFPGLIGAMVGLFVTVGALKAGFFHPDEEWDFGDQSGWPDHWVGDIQPGESSSRGTHVAADGGTVQTMSLPRAWAPYALVAVLLVVTRVVDPVTGFLQSNLVLEWTRILGTSLSGSLAVLYLPGAVFVAVHLLTIPIHGMSTDEITGAWAETAEKVMPAVIALLFAVATVQIMLQSGTATGTDGMLIVLSDTMATVAGGVYPFFAALVGALGAFLAGSNTVSDILFGTFQYGVADQIGFPHTIILGAQAVGGAIGNLIAVHNVVAALAVVGLVGEEGRVIRYELIPLAYYAAATGALTLLFGYVLFPGVF, encoded by the coding sequence ATGGCGGCGATCGACGTCGCCATCGCGGTGTTGCCGCTCGCGGCCATCGCGTACCTGATGGTCGGGCGGTTCTGGCCTGCGACGCGGGCGATGCCCGTCGCGTGGGTCGTCGCCATCGGCGCCGGCTACTTCGGCTGGAACATGTCGCTCCGATGGATCGGCGCCGCCACCGTCAACGGCTTCATCACCGCCGCGAGCATCCTCTGGATCGTCTTCGGAGCGATCCTGCTGCTCTATACGCTCAAGCGCACCGGCGCGTTCGACGCGATCAACCAGGGTTTCGCCTCGATCAGCGACGACCGGCGCGTGCAGGTCGTCCTGCTGGTCTTCCTGATGGGCTCGTTCATCGAGGGCGCGGCCGGGTTCGGCACGCCCGCGGCCATCGTCGGCCCGCTCCTCGTGGGACTCGGCTTCCCGCCGCTGGCCGCCGTCGTCGTCGCGCTCACCGGCAACCTGATGGCCATCACCTTCGGCGCCGTCGGGACGCCGCTGATCATCGGCATGATCGACATCTTCGGCGACGTGGAGGTCATCAACTCGGCCGTCACGGCCCAGGGCATGACCATCGAGGGCTGGGTGGCCGAAATCGCGGTGTGGGCCGCCTCCTTCCACGTCGTCGTCGGCGCCGTCCTCCCCTTTATCGGCGTGGCGATGATGACTCGCTTCTTCGGCGAGGAGCGCTCGATCAAGCCCGCACTGGAGGTCCTGCCGCTCTGTCTGTTCGCGTGGGCCTCCTTCGCCGTCCCCTACTGGGCGACGGCGTACCTCCTCGGTCCCGAGTTCCCCGGCCTGATCGGTGCGATGGTCGGCCTGTTCGTCACGGTCGGCGCGCTCAAGGCCGGCTTCTTCCACCCCGACGAGGAGTGGGACTTCGGCGACCAGTCCGGGTGGCCCGACCACTGGGTCGGTGACATCCAGCCCGGCGAGTCCTCGTCCCGCGGGACCCACGTCGCCGCCGACGGCGGCACCGTGCAGACGATGTCGCTCCCGCGGGCGTGGGCGCCCTACGCCCTCGTGGCGGTCCTGCTGGTCGTCACGCGCGTCGTCGACCCGGTGACCGGGTTCCTGCAGTCGAACCTCGTCCTCGAGTGGACGCGCATCCTCGGTACGTCGCTGTCGGGGTCGCTCGCCGTCCTCTACCTACCCGGCGCGGTGTTCGTCGCCGTCCACCTCCTGACCATCCCCATCCACGGGATGTCGACCGACGAGATCACGGGCGCGTGGGCAGAGACGGCGGAGAAGGTGATGCCCGCCGTCATCGCCCTGCTGTTCGCGGTGGCGACGGTGCAGATCATGCTCCAGTCGGGGACCGCGACTGGAACCGACGGCATGCTGATCGTCCTCTCGGATACGATGGCGACCGTCGCCGGCGGCGTCTACCCGTTCTTCGCGGCGCTCGTCGGCGCCCTCGGCGCCTTCCTCGCCGGGTCGAACACCGTCTCGGACATCCTCTTTGGCACCTTCCAGTACGGCGTGGCCGATCAGATCGGCTTCCCGCACACCATCATCCTCGGCGCGCAGGCCGTGGGTGGCGCCATCGGGAACCTCATCGCCGTCCACAACGTGGTCGCGGCGCTCGCCGTCGTCGGCCTCGTCGGCGAGGAGGGACGGGTCATCCGCTACGAACTCATCCCTCTCGCGTACTACGCGGCCGCGACGGGTGCCCTGACGCTCCTGTTCGGCTACGTGCTGTTCCCGGGCGTCTTCTAA